From Cognatishimia activa, one genomic window encodes:
- a CDS encoding LysR family transcriptional regulator has translation MDNWDEIRTAYQVARLGTVSGAADVLGVHHATVIRHIDALENRLGVKLFQRHARGYTPTEAGQDLMRVGQATDDQFGQLEGRIKGRGNDVTGELVVTSLATMSRLVTPILVEFQDRHPDLLIRYLTDDRVFRLEYGEAHVAIRAGAAPQEPDNVVQPLVTMDVGLFATKDYVAEFGKPNNLEEFQHHKFVGADNEKSRAPFYRWLNSIIPRENVTFRGTDANAIEQAILSGAGIGFLPRWFSHEVDNLVEVWPAQQDWHGAVWLVTHVDLHRTVKVQAFLKFLKERAKDWHCETVEAK, from the coding sequence ATGGACAATTGGGATGAGATCAGAACTGCATATCAGGTCGCGCGTCTAGGAACCGTGAGCGGGGCCGCGGATGTGCTTGGGGTGCATCATGCGACTGTTATCCGACATATTGATGCGCTGGAAAACCGTTTGGGTGTCAAACTCTTTCAGAGGCATGCGCGCGGATATACCCCCACAGAGGCTGGCCAAGACTTGATGCGCGTTGGACAGGCAACAGACGATCAATTCGGCCAGCTTGAAGGTCGCATCAAGGGCCGCGGAAATGATGTCACAGGGGAGTTGGTTGTGACTTCCTTGGCAACAATGTCTCGACTTGTGACGCCGATATTGGTCGAGTTTCAGGATCGCCACCCAGATCTCTTAATCCGCTATCTGACCGACGACCGGGTCTTCCGCCTCGAATATGGCGAGGCACATGTCGCGATCCGGGCAGGAGCTGCGCCGCAAGAGCCCGACAATGTGGTCCAGCCTCTGGTCACTATGGATGTTGGGCTTTTTGCGACGAAGGATTATGTGGCGGAATTTGGTAAACCGAATAACCTTGAAGAGTTCCAGCATCACAAGTTTGTTGGGGCTGACAATGAAAAGAGCCGCGCGCCTTTTTATCGGTGGCTGAATTCAATTATTCCTCGTGAAAATGTGACCTTTCGGGGCACTGACGCCAATGCAATCGAGCAAGCGATCCTAAGCGGAGCGGGTATCGGATTCCTACCAAGATGGTTTTCCCATGAGGTGGACAACCTCGTAGAGGTTTGGCCTGCACAGCAAGACTGGCATGGCGCGGTTTGGTTGGTCACACATGTCGATTTGCATCGAACGGTGAAAGTCCAGGCTTTCCTGAAGTTCCTGAAGGAACGCGCTAAGGATTGGCACTGCGAAACGGTGGAAGCGAAGTGA
- a CDS encoding FMN-dependent NADH-azoreductase has protein sequence MTKTILHIDASARHQDSLSRKLSAQVVEEQNADSVIHRDLSEGLPFLNEDWAIGTFTPPENRSDAQLDALKLSDTLVEEIQIADTVVIGTPIYNFSIPAVLKAWIDQIARAGVTFKYGENGPEGLLEGKKVIVAVASGGTAIGSDYDFATPYLKFALGFLGITDVTFLNKDHLISEAA, from the coding sequence ATGACCAAGACTATCCTGCATATCGATGCCTCTGCCCGTCACCAAGATTCTCTTTCACGCAAGCTCTCTGCTCAGGTTGTCGAAGAGCAGAATGCGGACAGCGTTATTCACCGTGACCTCAGCGAGGGCCTCCCATTTCTGAACGAAGATTGGGCGATCGGGACATTCACACCACCTGAAAATCGGAGCGATGCACAATTGGATGCGCTTAAACTATCCGACACGCTGGTGGAGGAAATCCAAATTGCAGATACCGTTGTGATCGGCACTCCGATTTATAACTTCAGCATCCCTGCCGTGTTGAAAGCATGGATTGACCAGATTGCCCGCGCTGGCGTGACCTTCAAATATGGTGAAAACGGACCTGAAGGCCTGCTGGAAGGGAAGAAAGTGATTGTAGCTGTCGCGAGCGGCGGCACTGCGATTGGTTCTGACTATGACTTTGCCACCCCTTATCTGAAGTTCGCTTTGGGCTTCTTGGGGATTACGGATGTGACTTTCTTGAACAAAGACCATCTGATCAGCGAAGCGGCTTAA
- a CDS encoding ATP-binding protein, giving the protein MIAQSVESSITRNSNALDALATYVSLEPDIDRAKFEAYARRSFMRNSEFKLVALAPDLIVSNVFPLEGNQAVVGLDYRTIPAQLAAVNKAVAADEVIIAGPVDLVQGGQALIARKSVSTSDFGSFGPRLWGIVSLVLDIDMILDSAGVNEVTFNIALRGKDGLGSGGGMIRGEPAVFANDPVGVTVALPHGSWFIAGVPQGGWELPASTFFEARLGFALSAVLAVIIIWSVMRLVQLRWRADARLSAAIDSIDDGFAYYDSDDRLVICNAKYKEIYSISAEAMRPGAKFEDIIQFGIAHGQYPEAIGREKEFFQERMRAHRSGDIDIEQKLGNGRWLKISESRTPDGGKVGFRVDITELKNAMEAAEQANLAKSEFLDVMSHELRTPLTVVLGGTPFLCKPELLPAATKLFNSLEAKGEEAEDIKVEVEALLGSLKSLAGKVERSAKHLLTLINDVLDFSKIEAGRMDIVEKPVNVGSLISDLVDEYSLKADAKSLYLESDVGEIYVEADDLRLRQVLINIIGNALKFTDEGGVSISADDRGAMVKIIISDTGCGIQSDRLDAVFNKFSQVDSSSSRKAGGTGLGMAISKKIVEMHGGEISVDSTYGEGSTFSFTLPRAEAGSLKEGAGDMVAISA; this is encoded by the coding sequence TTGATCGCTCAAAGCGTCGAAAGCTCGATCACGAGGAACTCGAATGCGCTGGATGCGTTGGCGACCTATGTGTCGTTAGAACCAGATATCGACCGTGCCAAATTCGAAGCCTACGCACGTCGATCTTTCATGCGAAATTCAGAGTTCAAACTCGTCGCGCTTGCGCCAGATCTCATCGTTTCAAATGTCTTTCCACTTGAGGGCAATCAGGCCGTCGTCGGATTAGATTACAGGACCATCCCAGCACAACTCGCTGCAGTGAACAAAGCTGTGGCAGCTGATGAGGTTATCATTGCGGGGCCGGTGGACCTTGTTCAGGGCGGTCAGGCGCTTATTGCTCGGAAGTCGGTTTCAACGTCTGACTTTGGGTCTTTCGGTCCGCGTCTTTGGGGGATCGTCTCGCTTGTCTTGGACATCGACATGATATTGGACAGTGCCGGGGTAAATGAAGTCACTTTCAATATAGCGCTACGCGGGAAAGACGGGCTCGGAAGCGGCGGGGGGATGATCCGCGGAGAACCAGCAGTCTTTGCAAATGATCCTGTCGGGGTCACCGTCGCGCTTCCACATGGTAGTTGGTTCATCGCAGGGGTGCCGCAAGGTGGTTGGGAACTTCCAGCGTCCACTTTCTTTGAGGCTCGGCTTGGATTTGCGTTGAGTGCGGTCCTCGCAGTCATCATTATCTGGAGCGTCATGCGTCTTGTGCAATTACGCTGGCGTGCCGATGCGCGTCTCTCGGCGGCAATCGACAGCATCGACGACGGATTTGCTTATTACGACAGCGATGACCGGCTGGTCATCTGCAACGCGAAATACAAAGAAATCTACAGCATTTCTGCAGAAGCCATGCGCCCTGGTGCGAAGTTTGAAGATATTATTCAATTCGGCATTGCACATGGCCAATATCCCGAAGCCATAGGACGTGAAAAAGAATTCTTCCAAGAGCGTATGCGAGCGCATAGATCCGGTGATATCGATATAGAGCAGAAACTAGGTAATGGCCGCTGGCTGAAGATTTCTGAATCCAGAACGCCCGATGGTGGCAAGGTCGGTTTCCGTGTCGATATCACCGAGTTGAAGAACGCCATGGAAGCTGCTGAACAAGCCAATCTGGCTAAGTCAGAGTTCCTGGACGTGATGAGCCACGAATTGCGCACACCGCTAACAGTTGTACTAGGCGGTACGCCATTCCTGTGTAAGCCGGAATTATTGCCGGCTGCGACCAAGCTGTTCAACTCGCTTGAAGCCAAGGGTGAAGAAGCTGAAGACATCAAGGTGGAAGTCGAAGCCCTGCTTGGTTCGTTGAAATCATTGGCGGGGAAAGTGGAGCGCTCAGCGAAGCATCTTCTGACACTGATCAACGATGTTTTGGACTTTTCCAAAATTGAGGCTGGCCGCATGGACATCGTTGAGAAGCCAGTCAATGTTGGGTCTTTGATCAGTGACCTTGTTGACGAGTATTCTCTTAAAGCGGATGCGAAGTCACTTTATTTAGAAAGTGATGTTGGCGAGATTTATGTAGAAGCGGATGACTTAAGACTGCGGCAGGTCCTCATAAACATCATTGGAAATGCGCTAAAGTTCACAGATGAAGGTGGTGTTAGTATTTCTGCCGACGATCGAGGTGCCATGGTGAAAATCATCATTTCTGACACCGGATGTGGGATTCAATCGGATCGTTTGGACGCCGTGTTCAACAAGTTTAGTCAAGTGGACAGCAGTTCCAGCCGTAAGGCCGGAGGCACGGGGCTTGGAATGGCGATTTCCAAAAAGATCGTGGAAATGCACGGTGGTGAGATTTCGGTCGATAGTACGTATGGCGAAGGCAGTACATTCAGCTTCACATTACCTCGCGCCGAAGCGGGCTCTTTGAAGGAGGGCGCTGGTGATATGGTCGCCATCAGTGCCTGA
- a CDS encoding alpha/beta hydrolase: MSVIKWIKHKCAVPLCISAAILFGAAQAQEKTQARSYVLVHGAWVGEWYWDDLVDGLQAAGHRAVAVTLTGHGLRSDEGGAHVSIDHHAKDIVEAVQYNALKDVILVGHSYGGRPITGAWDSLRQSISHVVYVEAVAPVNDSEIAIPQDARSLQYVVHRYPAWVESGMIPVPLHLKQSHKQTLAPQSILSVYGEVVLRNGRLPATPGTYVYAQESQAKIFRSYGKHLKEWRGWDMQVIPGGHSLSDEGFSALLDILLSIASDD, from the coding sequence ATGTCCGTCATCAAGTGGATAAAACACAAGTGTGCTGTGCCTCTCTGCATCTCAGCCGCGATACTGTTCGGCGCTGCCCAGGCGCAAGAAAAGACCCAAGCCCGTAGCTACGTGTTGGTTCATGGTGCCTGGGTTGGAGAGTGGTATTGGGATGATCTGGTTGACGGTTTACAAGCAGCCGGTCATCGCGCGGTTGCGGTGACCTTAACCGGCCACGGACTCAGGTCCGACGAAGGTGGTGCGCATGTTTCGATTGATCACCACGCGAAAGACATCGTTGAAGCTGTCCAGTATAACGCTCTGAAAGACGTTATACTTGTTGGACATAGCTATGGTGGTCGTCCAATCACCGGTGCATGGGATAGTTTGCGCCAATCCATATCTCATGTGGTTTATGTCGAAGCTGTAGCACCCGTGAATGACAGCGAAATCGCGATCCCGCAAGATGCGCGGTCACTACAGTATGTTGTACATAGATATCCCGCTTGGGTAGAGAGCGGGATGATTCCTGTTCCTCTTCATCTGAAACAATCTCATAAACAAACCCTGGCACCTCAATCGATCTTATCTGTGTATGGAGAAGTAGTTCTGCGAAATGGCCGCTTGCCAGCGACACCAGGAACTTATGTCTATGCACAGGAAAGCCAGGCTAAGATTTTTCGCAGCTATGGCAAGCATTTGAAGGAATGGCGCGGCTGGGATATGCAAGTTATTCCCGGAGGGCACAGCCTTTCGGATGAAGGTTTTTCGGCACTATTGGACATCTTGCTGTCTATCGCGTCGGATGACTGA
- the ffh gene encoding signal recognition particle protein — translation MFENLSERLSGVFDRLTKQGALSDEDVKTALREVRVALLEADVSLPVARDFVKAVQEKATGQAVTKSVTPGQQVVKIVHDELQHVLAGDDDNPGELKIDNAPAPILMVGLQGSGKTTTTGKLAKRLTEKNGKRVLMASLDIYRPAAMQQLEILGQQIGVDTLPIVAGESAVQIAKRAKQQATLGGYDVYMLDTAGRLQIDETLMQEVEDVRDAVNPRETLLVVDGLTGQVAVEVAEEFDGKIGISGVVLTRMDGDGRGGAALSMRAVTGKPIKFVGLGEKMDALETFEPDRIAGRILGMGDIVALVEKAQETIEAEQAEKMMKRFQKGRFNMNDLKMQLEQMIKMGGMEGVMGMMPGMGKMAKQAQAAGMDDKILKQQIALIQSMTKMERANPQILQASRKKRIAKGAGLEVSDLNKLLKMQRQMADMMKKMGKMGKGGMLKQAMKGMFGKGGMPDMPAGMDPSSMDPKALEAAAKQLGAGGLGKGMPGGLPGLGGGALPPGLSGFGKKK, via the coding sequence ATGTTTGAGAATTTAAGCGAACGCCTTTCCGGTGTCTTTGACCGGCTGACGAAACAAGGTGCGCTGTCTGACGAGGACGTCAAAACTGCTCTACGCGAAGTGCGTGTGGCTTTGCTTGAAGCCGACGTATCTCTGCCTGTCGCCCGTGATTTCGTCAAAGCAGTTCAGGAAAAGGCGACCGGCCAAGCCGTCACTAAATCCGTGACCCCGGGCCAACAAGTCGTGAAAATCGTCCATGACGAGCTGCAACATGTTCTGGCAGGTGATGACGATAATCCCGGCGAGTTGAAAATCGACAACGCCCCCGCACCGATCCTGATGGTCGGTCTGCAGGGTTCTGGTAAAACCACTACCACCGGTAAGCTCGCAAAGCGCTTGACTGAAAAGAACGGCAAGCGCGTTCTGATGGCATCTTTGGACATCTACCGTCCAGCCGCGATGCAACAGCTTGAAATCCTAGGTCAACAGATCGGCGTTGATACCCTGCCAATCGTAGCCGGTGAATCCGCCGTTCAGATCGCCAAACGTGCGAAGCAACAAGCGACTTTGGGCGGTTATGACGTCTACATGCTCGACACTGCCGGTCGTTTGCAGATCGACGAGACCCTCATGCAAGAGGTCGAGGACGTTCGCGACGCGGTGAACCCACGTGAAACGCTTCTGGTGGTTGACGGTCTGACAGGTCAGGTTGCTGTTGAGGTCGCCGAAGAATTCGACGGCAAGATCGGCATTTCCGGCGTGGTGCTGACCCGTATGGACGGTGACGGCCGTGGCGGTGCAGCACTGTCGATGCGTGCAGTCACCGGCAAACCCATCAAGTTCGTCGGTCTTGGCGAAAAGATGGACGCGCTGGAAACCTTCGAGCCAGACCGGATCGCAGGCCGCATTCTTGGCATGGGCGACATCGTTGCTCTGGTTGAGAAGGCGCAGGAAACCATCGAGGCTGAACAAGCCGAGAAGATGATGAAGCGCTTCCAGAAGGGTCGCTTCAACATGAACGACCTGAAGATGCAGCTTGAACAGATGATCAAGATGGGCGGCATGGAGGGCGTCATGGGCATGATGCCCGGCATGGGCAAAATGGCCAAGCAAGCGCAAGCCGCAGGCATGGATGATAAAATCCTGAAGCAGCAGATCGCGCTGATTCAATCGATGACCAAAATGGAACGCGCCAACCCGCAAATCCTGCAGGCGTCCCGCAAGAAGAGGATCGCCAAAGGTGCAGGTCTTGAAGTGTCTGACCTCAACAAACTTCTGAAGATGCAGCGCCAGATGGCGGACATGATGAAGAAGATGGGCAAAATGGGCAAAGGCGGCATGCTGAAACAGGCCATGAAGGGCATGTTCGGCAAAGGCGGTATGCCAGATATGCCAGCGGGTATGGACCCATCTTCCATGGATCCGAAAGCACTCGAAGCTGCGGCGAAACAACTAGGTGCTGGTGGCCTTGGTAAAGGTATGCCGGGCGGTTTGCCGGGTCTTGGCGGGGGCGCATTGCCTCCGGGCCTCTCTGGTTTTGGGAAGAAGAAGTAA
- a CDS encoding GNAT family N-acetyltransferase: protein MIQSPTITTDRLILRKPAARDVDTVVAFFLSERAAHVGGPYTEGKAWRQFAAEVGHWDLLGFGMWAVTTKESDQIIGLIGPWCPIDWPETEIGWLMFEGSEGKGYAFEAAQAAVNHAFTELGWDTAVSYIAEENTRSIALAERLGAVYDPNAQQPKPDQPCLIYRHPCPAPQTETSK from the coding sequence GTGATCCAATCGCCCACCATAACTACGGATCGTCTGATCCTCCGCAAGCCAGCGGCACGCGACGTTGATACGGTCGTGGCGTTTTTCCTGTCTGAGCGCGCAGCTCATGTCGGCGGGCCATATACAGAAGGCAAAGCCTGGCGCCAATTCGCTGCAGAGGTCGGCCATTGGGATCTGCTTGGTTTCGGCATGTGGGCAGTGACCACGAAAGAAAGCGATCAAATTATTGGCCTTATCGGCCCATGGTGCCCTATTGATTGGCCCGAAACCGAGATCGGCTGGCTGATGTTTGAAGGTTCTGAAGGCAAAGGCTACGCATTTGAAGCCGCACAAGCGGCTGTGAACCATGCCTTCACTGAACTTGGTTGGGACACCGCCGTCAGCTATATCGCAGAAGAAAATACACGTTCCATCGCATTGGCGGAACGTCTTGGCGCGGTCTATGACCCCAACGCTCAACAACCAAAACCAGACCAGCCTTGCCTGATCTACCGCCATCCATGCCCTGCACCACAGACGGAGACGTCCAAATGA
- a CDS encoding chorismate mutase: MTDAVARAAELLKEHRDSIDRLDAILVYTLGERFKHTQAVGELKAEHDLPPSDPSREAAQIARLEDLADRAHLDPDFAKAFLNFIIQEVIRHHKKHQE; encoded by the coding sequence ATGACCGACGCAGTCGCCCGCGCCGCGGAACTTTTGAAGGAACACCGCGATAGCATTGACCGTCTTGATGCGATCCTCGTCTACACGCTGGGTGAGCGCTTTAAGCACACTCAAGCCGTGGGTGAACTGAAAGCAGAACACGACCTTCCCCCGTCCGATCCAAGCCGCGAAGCCGCGCAGATCGCACGCCTAGAAGATCTGGCAGACCGGGCCCACCTGGACCCCGATTTTGCCAAGGCTTTCCTGAATTTCATCATTCAGGAAGTCATCCGACATCACAAGAAACACCAGGAATAA
- the rpsP gene encoding 30S ribosomal protein S16, whose product MAMKIRLARGGSKKRPFYRIVAADSRMPRDGRFIEKLGTYNPLLPKDSEERVKMNLERIEYWVGQGAQVTDRVARFLEAAGVNAKTERNNPKKAEPGQKAKDRAEEKAAKAAEAAEAAAAPAEEAAAEE is encoded by the coding sequence ATGGCAATGAAAATTCGTTTGGCCCGCGGCGGCTCTAAAAAACGTCCATTCTACCGCATCGTCGCAGCGGATTCCCGCATGCCACGTGACGGCCGCTTCATCGAGAAGCTGGGCACATACAACCCGCTGCTGCCAAAAGACAGCGAAGAGCGTGTAAAGATGAACCTTGAGCGCATCGAATACTGGGTTGGCCAAGGCGCACAGGTCACTGACCGTGTTGCTCGCTTCCTGGAAGCAGCTGGCGTGAACGCGAAAACCGAGCGCAACAACCCTAAGAAAGCGGAACCAGGCCAAAAAGCCAAAGACCGCGCTGAAGAAAAAGCAGCAAAAGCGGCTGAAGCTGCAGAGGCCGCAGCGGCTCCTGCAGAAGAAGCAGCGGCTGAAGAATAA
- the bluB gene encoding 5,6-dimethylbenzimidazole synthase, with amino-acid sequence MQSFPKDFQSELTRLLRWRRDVRRFRTDPVDEALLTECLDAFLLAPSVGLSEPWRVVRVESDTARQAAYENFKTANAEALAGYGSDKAKTYAGLKLSGMSDAPVQLAIYCDEATDKGSGLGAKTMPEMRRYSVVGAINLFWLTTRARGLGVGWVSILDPVQLNKDLNVPADWSLVAYLCVGWPEDVSKTPELEQLGWEDRRRQLPIEKR; translated from the coding sequence ATGCAGTCTTTCCCAAAAGACTTTCAATCCGAATTGACCCGTCTTCTACGGTGGCGGCGCGACGTGCGCCGTTTCCGCACCGATCCGGTGGACGAGGCACTTCTGACGGAGTGCCTCGACGCCTTCCTGCTCGCCCCATCTGTGGGCCTGTCAGAACCCTGGCGTGTTGTGCGTGTCGAGTCTGATACCGCTCGCCAAGCCGCCTATGAAAATTTCAAAACCGCCAACGCCGAAGCGCTTGCCGGATATGGCAGCGACAAGGCCAAGACATATGCTGGCTTGAAGTTGTCAGGCATGTCTGATGCACCTGTGCAACTGGCGATTTACTGCGATGAGGCGACCGACAAAGGCTCAGGTCTTGGTGCGAAAACCATGCCGGAGATGCGCCGGTATTCAGTGGTCGGAGCCATCAACCTCTTTTGGCTGACCACCAGAGCACGCGGGCTTGGGGTAGGCTGGGTCTCAATTCTTGATCCGGTGCAATTGAACAAAGACCTAAACGTTCCTGCGGACTGGTCCCTGGTAGCCTACCTTTGCGTGGGATGGCCAGAAGACGTGTCCAAGACGCCAGAACTTGAACAATTGGGCTGGGAAGACCGTCGCAGGCAGCTGCCGATTGAAAAGCGCTAA
- the rimM gene encoding ribosome maturation factor RimM (Essential for efficient processing of 16S rRNA) has protein sequence MSELICVGAIGGAFGVKGEVRLKSFTAEAEAIADYAPLSTEDGSREFDVVVTRSIKNGLAARLSGVITKEDADALRGTQLFAPRDRLPELPEDEFYHTDLIGLEVRDTGGTVLGNVKSVQNNGADDLLEIHGPGLKNTVLLPFTRAAVPTVDLNGGRIIADPPDGLFD, from the coding sequence ATGTCGGAATTGATCTGTGTCGGCGCAATCGGTGGCGCCTTTGGTGTGAAAGGCGAAGTGCGCCTGAAAAGCTTCACCGCAGAGGCAGAAGCGATTGCAGACTATGCGCCGCTCTCTACCGAAGACGGCAGCCGTGAGTTTGATGTTGTTGTCACGCGCTCGATCAAAAATGGCCTCGCGGCCCGCCTGTCAGGCGTGATTACCAAAGAAGATGCTGATGCATTGCGTGGCACGCAGCTGTTTGCGCCACGGGACCGTTTACCGGAGCTGCCCGAAGATGAGTTCTACCACACCGACCTGATTGGACTTGAGGTCCGGGATACTGGCGGCACGGTTCTGGGCAACGTGAAATCCGTGCAAAACAACGGCGCGGATGATCTGCTGGAAATCCACGGACCCGGCCTGAAAAACACCGTGCTCCTGCCCTTCACACGCGCAGCTGTGCCAACTGTCGATCTTAACGGGGGTCGTATTATTGCTGACCCGCCTGATGGTTTGTTTGATTAG
- the trmD gene encoding tRNA (guanosine(37)-N1)-methyltransferase TrmD yields the protein MSSPNKSHGRKSISVSLKPRELMTHNPTLANAWTARIITLFPQAFPGVLGESLTGKALKDGKWQLETTDLRPFGEGKHRNVDDTPAGGGAGMVLRPDVLGKAIDHTLRGVRGTNPLVYLSPRGVPFSQAMARHWSQCDGVTMLCGRFEGVDQRVLDHYNIQEVSLGDFVLTGGEIAAQAMIDATVRLLPSVLGNADSIEDESHSKGLLEHPQYTRPAEWMGREIPEVLTSGNHGKVAEWRQKMAEEITKERRPDMWEKWLDRD from the coding sequence ATGTCCAGCCCGAACAAGTCACACGGTCGCAAATCGATCTCGGTTTCTTTGAAGCCGCGTGAACTGATGACCCATAACCCGACGCTTGCAAACGCTTGGACAGCGCGGATCATCACACTTTTCCCACAGGCCTTTCCGGGTGTTCTTGGAGAAAGCCTGACAGGCAAGGCCCTGAAGGATGGGAAATGGCAGCTGGAAACCACGGATTTACGCCCTTTCGGTGAGGGTAAGCATCGCAATGTAGATGATACGCCCGCAGGCGGCGGCGCCGGTATGGTGCTGCGCCCTGATGTTCTAGGCAAAGCCATCGACCACACATTGCGCGGTGTTCGCGGCACCAACCCCCTCGTCTATCTCAGCCCACGTGGCGTCCCGTTCTCCCAAGCTATGGCGCGCCATTGGAGCCAATGCGATGGCGTCACCATGCTTTGTGGCCGCTTTGAAGGAGTCGATCAGCGTGTGCTGGATCACTACAACATCCAAGAAGTTTCATTGGGTGATTTCGTCCTGACCGGTGGTGAAATTGCAGCACAGGCCATGATTGACGCCACGGTGCGCCTACTGCCGTCCGTTCTTGGTAATGCAGACAGCATTGAAGACGAAAGCCATTCCAAGGGCCTTCTAGAACACCCGCAATATACTCGCCCAGCGGAATGGATGGGGCGTGAGATCCCAGAGGTGCTCACATCGGGCAACCACGGTAAAGTCGCGGAATGGCGCCAGAAAATGGCGGAAGAGATCACCAAAGAACGCCGCCCGGATATGTGGGAGAAGTGGCTGGACAGAGACTAA
- a CDS encoding LysR family transcriptional regulator, with the protein MTGPESQVFNWDDLKFFLAVARAGTIRGGADLLQANHTTVARRLSVMEDNIGSRLFDRSTTGLVLTQLGEDLMPYALRIEDEMTSASRVIVGRDAQPAGTVYVTMPHGLAMTSIMDDLAAFSEKYPDIELNVHFTNDVADLARREADVSLRVAYEVMDDVVGRKLVQMSQAAYCTREYAERVNDNGGEGLNLIGWHEPEEDKTAKWVKESFYPKALLKHRVSELVPLITLAASGLGMAYLACNLGDRHPNLIRAPFQKPLPYRHLWLLLHRDLRNTARVRLFVDFTAAQIKARRNEFWVAGTVDKAIG; encoded by the coding sequence ATGACCGGCCCCGAAAGCCAAGTCTTCAATTGGGACGACCTGAAATTCTTTTTGGCCGTCGCGCGCGCCGGCACCATTCGGGGCGGCGCTGATCTGCTGCAGGCCAACCACACGACGGTCGCACGCCGCCTGAGCGTGATGGAGGATAACATCGGCAGCCGCCTGTTTGATCGCTCGACCACTGGTCTGGTGTTGACACAGCTTGGCGAAGACCTGATGCCCTATGCATTGCGCATCGAAGACGAGATGACTTCGGCGTCGCGTGTTATCGTCGGACGAGACGCGCAGCCCGCCGGTACAGTTTATGTGACGATGCCCCACGGGTTGGCGATGACTTCGATCATGGATGATTTGGCGGCCTTCTCAGAGAAATACCCTGACATCGAGTTGAATGTGCATTTCACAAACGACGTCGCAGACCTGGCAAGACGTGAGGCGGATGTCAGCTTACGTGTGGCCTATGAAGTGATGGACGACGTCGTCGGACGCAAGCTCGTACAGATGTCGCAAGCCGCCTATTGCACAAGAGAGTACGCGGAACGGGTCAATGACAACGGCGGCGAGGGGCTCAACCTGATTGGCTGGCACGAACCCGAAGAAGACAAGACGGCAAAATGGGTGAAAGAAAGCTTCTATCCCAAAGCACTTCTCAAGCATCGCGTGTCCGAACTCGTGCCGCTCATCACTTTGGCGGCTTCAGGACTAGGTATGGCCTATCTCGCCTGCAATCTTGGGGACCGTCATCCCAACCTGATCCGCGCGCCGTTCCAGAAACCACTGCCGTATCGCCATTTATGGCTGCTCTTGCACCGCGACCTCCGCAACACTGCCCGGGTCAGGCTGTTTGTGGATTTTACCGCCGCGCAGATCAAAGCTCGCCGCAACGAATTCTGGGTTGCGGGAACGGTGGATAAAGCGATTGGTTAG